Proteins from one Monodelphis domestica isolate mMonDom1 chromosome 6, mMonDom1.pri, whole genome shotgun sequence genomic window:
- the SOWAHB gene encoding ankyrin repeat domain-containing protein SOWAHB, translating to MAQELSQEELLDFLCQAGGRVTNAALLGHFKHFLRDPSAAPGQLQQRRELFKSFVNSVAAVRQDPDGTKFVVLKKRYRDLVGEEGLRGHRGSQLAKAPPQPQTPRPPRAPTAFPGSLRPAPRLRQQSQPQQQQPQTQTEPQPRLQPQPQPHLYQPRPQEYQQQPQPQEQQPQRARRQPREKEPETVPAGARAAAPETEYNGLWPRAADAPGSAEVGRGGGGSCSPRRLGEAASPKGLVPQTRVRCTAAGTQGGSCWECAQDSPWVGSTEPLLSHLEEQQALEASSGQPLEGIPNSSSSLSFQPSPVATALLPPQETCRASVTSPSLASPLVFPEDGAGLLTRSGPHSYVAQQQLRTREWVANHSQPSPGSVAEKTHQGPSRSWCVLPENFPQQPNNWGHLASERLPPPLPASSLQLSAGSSIFRSIRCQLDLQNLENFVEEDSHDSEESTSGPRESPGELEDTPKVSLENGDQENPRTQAGHFIQSQQENLFLNKSQGLIFQNGHSLQHIPGRVNGPLVISTKTSRESFSQSQDSMPWPIPRLKRSLRRSSRAGRDKISSSDEELLDEDLVKRNRRPPRSRKMSRVGTVPCPKVDAPLALKPTNIKASSEQRLADSIWVPPGNVSSVLVSLRPSVHKSSLVPLDSREHEWIVRLASGSWVQALTLFWEDPQLALRKDFLTGYTALHWIAKHGDLQALQDLVKGAQKTGIILDMNVRSSCGYTPLHLAAIHGHQGIIKLLVQRLESSVNVRDSSGKKPWQYLTSSTTGEIWQLLGAPKGKPIFPVYSLVSSSPSRKAKSHDVSRNISRKTSFAALLKSQHSRWKMAHQYDKFRSSGEREDYSD from the coding sequence ATGGCCCAGGAGCTGAGCCAGGAGGAGCTACTGGACTTCCTGTGCCAGGCTGGGGGCCGGGTCACCAACGCCGCCCTACTGGGCCACTTCAAGCACTTCCTTCGAGACCCCAGTGCGGCTCCCGGCCAGCTGCAGCAACGCCGCGAGCTCTTCAAGAGCTTCGTCAACTCCGTGGCCGCCGTGCGCCAGGACCCCGACGGCACCAAGTTCGTGGTGCTCAAGAAAAGGTACCGGGACCTCGTGGGGGAGGAGGGGTTGCGCGGCCACCGCGGCTCCCAGCTGGCCAAAGCGCCGCCTCAGCCGCAAACGCCACGACCCCCGCGTGCTCCGACTGCCTTCCCCGGCAGTCTGCGGCCGGCGCCGCGTCTGCGACAGCAGTCCCAGCCCCAGCAGCAACAGCCCCAAACCCAGACTGAACCCCAGCCTCGTCTCCAACCCCAACCTCAGCCTCATCTGTACCAGCCCCGGCCCCAAGAGTATCAGCAACAGCCCCAGCCCCAAGAGCAGCAGCCCCAGCGGGCCAGGAGGCAGCCGAGGGAGAAAGAACCAGAGACTGTGCCGGCAGGTGCCAGAGCTGCAGCCCCAGAAACAGAGTACAATGGACTGTGGCCGAGGGCCGCGGATGCCCCAGGGTCCGCTGAAGTCGGGAGAGGGGGAGGCGGCAGTTGCAGTCCGAGGAGGTTGGGGGAGGCAGCCTCTCCCAAAGGCCTTGTACCCCAGACTAGGGTGCGCTGCACGGCGGCTGGGACTCAAGGTGGCAGCTGCTGGGAATGTGCCCAGGATAGTCCCTGGGTTGGCTCAACGGAGCCACTCCTctctcatttggaagaacagcaGGCCCTGGAAGCCAGCTCTGGGCAACCACTTGAAGGCATTCCGAATTCTAGCTCCAGCTTGTCCTTCCAGCCCTCTCCAGTGGCCACTGCCCTGCTTCCTCCTCAGGAAACCTGCAGGGCATCCGTGACTAGCCCCTCCTTGGCATCCCCACTTGTTTTCCCTGAGGATGGGGCTGGACTATTGACCCGAAGTGGACCACATTCCTATGTAGCCCAGCAGCAGCTACGCACTCGGGAGTGGGTGGCCAACCACTCCCAGCCCTCCCCAGGCAGTGTTGCAGAAAAGACACACCAAGGTCCCAGCCGGTCTTGGTGTGTGCTACCTGAGAACTTCCCCCAACAGCCCAACAACTGGGGCCACCTTGCCTCAGAGAGGTTGCCACCTCCTCTCCCTGCTTCCTCTCTTCAATTATCTGCTGGGTCTTCCATCTTTCGGAGCATCCGCTGTCAACTGGACCTCCAGAATCTAGAGAACTTTGTGGAAGAGGATAGCCATGACAGTGAGGAGAGTACCAGTGGCCCAAGGGAATCTCCAGGGGAGCTAGAGGACACCCCAAAGGTTTCCTTAGAAAATGGAGACCAGGAAAATCCTAGGACCCAAGCTGGGCATTTTATCCAATCTCAACAGGAAAATCTTTTTCTCAACAAATCCCAGGGACTCATATTTCAAAATGGTCACTCCCTTCAACACATCCCAGGAAGAGTTAATGGTCCTCTTGTTATTTCAACCAAAACATCCAGAGAGTCCTTTAGCCAGTCTCAAGACTCCATGCCCTGGCCAATTCCCAGGCTAAAGAGATCTCTGAGGAGAAGTTCCAGGGCTGGGAGGGACAAAATCTCCTCTTCCGATGAGGAGTTGCTAGATGAGGACTTGGTAAAGAGGAACCGTAGACCACCCAGATCCAGAAAGATGTCTAGGGTGGGAACAGTGCCCTGTCCAAAGGTAGATGCCCCTTTGGCCCTGAAGCCAACAAACATCAAGGCTTCATCTGAGCAAAGACTAGCAGATAGCATTTGGGTTCCCCCTGGGAATGtgtcttctgtcttagtttcACTCAGACCTTCTGTACATAAGTCCTCCTTAGTGCCCCTTGACTCCAGAGAACATGAATGGATTGTGAGATTAGCCAGTGGCTCCTGGGTACAGGCATTGACTCTGTTTTGGGAGGATCCCCAGCTGGCTCTTCGAAAAGACTTTTTGACTGGGTATACTGCATTGCACTGGATTGCCAAACATGGAGATCTCCAGGCCCTTCAGGATTTGGTCAAAGGGGCCCAAAAGACAGGGATCATCCTTGACATGAATGTGAGGTCCAGCTGTGGGTATACCCCACTGCACCTTGCTGCCATCCATGGGCATCAGGGAATCATCAAACTTCTGGTGCAGAGACTAGAGTCATCAGTGAATGTTCGGGATAGCAGCGGGAAAAAGCCTTGGCAGTATTTGACTAGCAGTACCACTGGGGAGATATGGCAGCTTCTTGGAGCCCCTAAGGGGAAGCCCATTTTCCCAGTTTATTCCTTGGTTAGTTCTTCCCCCTCCAGGAAGGCCAAGAGCCACGATGTATCAAGGAACATAAGCAGAAAGACTTCCTTTGCTGCATTACTCAAAAGCCAGCACAGCAGATGGAAAATGGCCCACCAATATGACAAATTCCGCTcatcaggggagagagaagattaTAGTGACTGA